Proteins co-encoded in one Gossypium arboreum isolate Shixiya-1 chromosome 11, ASM2569848v2, whole genome shotgun sequence genomic window:
- the LOC108473734 gene encoding tubulin beta-5 chain — protein MREILHVQGGQCGNQIGSKFWEVVCDEHGIDPTGRYIGSSDLQLERVNVYYNEASCGRFVPRAVLMDLEPGTMDSVRTGPYGQIFRPDNFVFGQSGAGNNWAKGHYTEGAELIDAVLDVVRKEAENCDCLQGFQVCHSLGGGTGSGMGTLLISKIREEYPDRMMLTFSVFPSPKVSDTVVEPYNATLSVHQLVENADECMVLDNEALYDICFRTLKLTTPSFGDLNHLISATMSGVTCCLRFPGQLNSDLRKLAVNLIPFPRLHFFMVGFAPLTSRGSQQYRALTVPELTQQMWDAKNMMCAADPRHGRYLTASAMFRGKMSTKEVDEQMINVQNKNSSYFVEWIPNNVKSSVCDIPPRGLSMASTFVGNSTSIQEMFRRVSEQFTAMFRRKAFLHWYTGEGMDEMEFTEAESNMNDLVSEYQQYQDATADEEGEYEDEEDLDEEHM, from the exons ATGAGAGAGATCCTTCATGTTCAAGGTGGACAATGTGGGAACCAAATCGGTTCCAAGTTTTGGGAGGTTGTTTGCGATGAGCACGGCATAGATCCAACTGGAAGGTACATTGGTTCCTCGGATCTGCAGTTGGAGCGTGTTAATGTTTACTATAACGAGGCTTCATGTGGTCGCTTTGTTCCTCGTGCTGTGCTCATGGACTTGGAGCCTGGTACGATGGACAGTGTCCGAACTGGTCCTTACGGCCAGATTTTCAGGCCAGACAACTTTGTTTTTGGACAATCCGGTGCTGGAAACAATTGGGCCAAGGGCCATTACACCGAAGGAGCCGAGCTTATCGATGCCGTTCTTGATGTTGTGAGGAAAGAAGCTGAGAACTGTGACTGCCTGCAAG GTTTCCAGGTATGCCACTCATTGGGTGGGGGAACTGGTTCCGGTATGGGTACATTGCTTATCTCGAAGATCAGAGAGGAGTACCCCGATAGGATGATGCTTACGTTCTCCGTGTTCCCCTCGCCAAAGGTTTCCGATACGGTTGTCGAGCCATACAATGCTACTCTTTCGGTTCATCAGCTTGTTGAGAATGCTGATGAGTGCATGGTTCTTGATAATGAGGCTTTATATGATATCTGCTTCAGGACTCTTAAATTGACTACTCCTAGCT TTGGTGATTTGAACCATTTGATCTCTGCAACCATGAGTGGAGTTACTTGCTGTCTAAGATTCCCCGGCCAACTCAACTCCGACCTCCGAAAGCTTGCTGTGAACTTGATTCCCTTCCCCCGTCTTCACTTTTTCATGGTCGGATTTGCTCCACTGACCTCCCGCGGTTCTCAGCAGTACCGAGCTCTAACTGTCCCTGAGTTGACACAACAAATGTGGGATGCAAAGAACATGATGTGTGCTGCTGACCCGAGGCACGGTCGATACCTCACAGCATCAGCCATGTTCCGAGGCAAGATGAGCACCAAAGAAGTGGATGAACAAATGATCAATGTCCAAAACAAGAACTCTTCCTACTTCGTCGAATGGATCCCGAACAACGTGAAATCCAGTGTCTGCGACATCCCACCTAGAGGGCTATCAATGGCATCAACCTTCGTAGGAAACTCGACCTCGATCCAGGAAATGTTCAGGCGAGTTAGTGAACAATTTACCGCTATGTTCAGGAGGAAAGCTTTCTTGCATTGGTACACCGGTGAAGGTATGGACGAGATGGAGTTCACCGAGGCTGAGAGCAACATGAACGATCTCGTGTCCGAATATCAACAATACCAGGACGCTACCGCTGACGAGGAAGGCGAATATGAGGATGAGGAAGATTTGGATGAAGAACACATGTGA